A single genomic interval of Vallitalea longa harbors:
- a CDS encoding MerR family transcriptional regulator: MTVNEVSKIANISVRTLHYYDEINLLKPHKLTESGYRIYENEQLEKLWQILFFKELGFKLETIKKIINDPQFDKEQALMQHKKLLLEKKKRLNKIINSIDKTLKEGFDITMIDTFSMENYEKYKEEAIEKYGETAINTYKKTSKYSKKKWEEINKEANTIYKELADNMDKDVDDPYVQKLIDDWRNHITYNYYECTIDIFRGLGNLYVADERFTKNIDKTKEGLARYMKEAIIYYCDNYQG, from the coding sequence ATGACCGTAAACGAAGTAAGCAAAATTGCAAATATAAGTGTAAGAACCCTACATTATTACGATGAAATAAATCTGCTGAAACCTCATAAACTAACCGAATCCGGTTACAGAATATATGAGAATGAACAACTAGAAAAACTATGGCAGATCCTATTTTTCAAAGAATTAGGCTTCAAATTGGAGACAATAAAAAAAATAATAAACGATCCTCAATTTGATAAAGAACAAGCACTTATGCAGCACAAAAAACTATTACTGGAGAAGAAAAAAAGACTAAACAAAATTATCAACTCAATTGATAAAACTTTAAAGGAAGGATTTGATATAACCATGATAGATACATTCAGTATGGAAAATTACGAAAAATATAAAGAAGAAGCAATAGAGAAATATGGAGAAACAGCCATTAATACCTACAAGAAAACCAGTAAATACAGTAAGAAAAAGTGGGAAGAAATCAATAAAGAAGCAAATACAATCTATAAAGAATTAGCTGACAATATGGATAAAGATGTAGACGATCCATATGTTCAGAAACTAATCGATGATTGGAGAAATCATATAACTTACAATTACTATGAATGTACTATAGATATATTCAGAGGTCTTGGTAATCTATATGTTGCAGATGAACGTTTTACTAAAAATATAGACAAAACTAAAGAAGGATTAGCAAGATATATGAAAGAAGCAATTATATATTATTGTGACAATTACCAAGGTTAA
- a CDS encoding DUF2935 domain-containing protein — translation MDMFDCGIYSFVNAVTIETVRYWARNSYQHIDVLINSAKPNNGVVYESFNNDLKRLYKSFHNIYDELADVKRDTNVYFMVKRFLIANDHFMVILQRLKFEGFNGYPELYQVTYHILYEQMYVKEIFRPLMITSDVNTDNVVINSNFRRMGLGTNPIQCIYGQIYFWSIIGAEHPSIIMNISPNETKQLPKKIINEFNNITKKFNDVNYKLSNIYPKLNNMNILVVIKEFSKINEEFIRLLYSLKDNIESLPNIKNNLPKLFFAILEHIINEHGYAKLLTEKILESQYGKNI, via the coding sequence ATGGATATGTTTGATTGTGGGATTTACTCCTTTGTAAATGCAGTAACAATAGAGACTGTTCGATACTGGGCTAGAAATTCATACCAACATATAGATGTTTTGATAAATTCTGCAAAACCAAACAATGGGGTTGTATACGAGAGTTTTAATAATGATTTAAAAAGGTTGTATAAATCATTTCATAACATTTATGATGAACTTGCTGATGTAAAAAGAGATACCAATGTTTATTTTATGGTAAAAAGGTTCCTTATAGCAAATGATCACTTCATGGTGATATTGCAGAGATTGAAGTTTGAAGGATTCAATGGTTACCCAGAATTATATCAAGTTACATACCATATTCTATATGAACAGATGTATGTAAAAGAAATATTCAGACCTTTAATGATAACTTCTGATGTTAACACAGATAATGTAGTTATAAACTCTAATTTTAGAAGAATGGGACTTGGAACAAATCCTATTCAATGTATATATGGACAGATCTACTTTTGGAGCATCATAGGTGCTGAACATCCATCTATTATTATGAACATCAGTCCCAATGAAACTAAACAACTCCCTAAGAAAATAATTAATGAATTTAACAATATAACTAAAAAATTCAACGATGTAAATTACAAACTTTCAAATATATATCCGAAACTCAATAATATGAATATCCTAGTTGTCATTAAAGAATTCAGTAAAATAAATGAAGAATTTATTAGATTATTATATTCATTGAAGGATAACATAGAATCTCTCCCTAATATAAAAAACAACTTACCTAAACTGTTTTTCGCTATATTGGAACATATAATAAATGAACATGGATATGCAAAGCTATTGACAGAAAAAATATTGGAAAGTCAATATGGTAAAAATATTTAA
- a CDS encoding DegV family protein: protein MIKIIADSTCDLSPEIIEKFNIGVAPLTINIDEKLYRDKIDISADKFYRIIEELDKEPTTSMPNPSEFLKLYNNAVDEGHTEIICICMSSATSGSYQSAELAKTYFYEENEGSDIRITVIDSKCMSHGSGWLIMKTAIYRDKGIEYDKLVKWIEHFKKQVKHYLTVDDLDHLIKSGRLTNASAFIGKILRIKPIMTMKKGKGSIVAKERGRKRVLSYLINEFNKRVDERYTNFIIIGYTSDIKYAENLKERMIRDTDFKGDIYIMQMGVAVGTHVGLGAVSLFFLEKRSGQAFDNLLVNSMYEFVDKTNDFIDKIKK, encoded by the coding sequence ATGATAAAAATAATTGCAGATTCAACTTGTGATTTGTCACCAGAAATAATCGAAAAATTCAATATAGGTGTTGCACCCCTTACTATTAATATCGATGAAAAATTATATAGAGATAAAATTGATATATCAGCAGATAAATTCTATAGAATAATCGAAGAACTAGACAAAGAACCTACAACATCAATGCCTAATCCATCAGAATTCCTAAAATTATATAATAATGCTGTTGATGAAGGACATACAGAAATTATATGTATATGTATGTCAAGTGCTACAAGCGGGTCTTATCAATCAGCAGAACTGGCAAAAACTTATTTTTATGAAGAAAATGAAGGATCTGATATTAGAATAACTGTAATAGATTCCAAATGTATGAGTCATGGTAGCGGATGGCTAATAATGAAAACAGCAATTTATCGTGATAAAGGTATCGAATATGATAAATTAGTAAAATGGATAGAACATTTCAAAAAACAAGTAAAACATTATTTGACTGTAGATGACCTAGATCATTTAATTAAAAGTGGTAGACTTACTAATGCTAGTGCATTCATAGGGAAAATATTAAGAATCAAACCGATAATGACAATGAAAAAAGGTAAAGGATCTATAGTTGCAAAAGAAAGAGGAAGAAAAAGAGTATTATCATATTTAATAAACGAATTCAATAAAAGAGTTGATGAAAGATATACTAATTTTATAATAATAGGGTATACCTCGGATATAAAATATGCTGAAAATCTAAAAGAAAGAATGATAAGAGATACAGATTTTAAAGGTGACATATATATTATGCAGATGGGTGTTGCAGTAGGTACCCATGTAGGTCTTGGAGCAGTTTCTTTATTCTTTTTGGAAAAGAGATCAGGGCAAGCATTTGATAATCTATTGGTCAACAGCATGTATGAATTTGTAGATAAAACCAATGATTTTATTGATAAGATAAAAAAATAA
- a CDS encoding AraC family transcriptional regulator — MVYNYLKGSLITREIDINKNYLNYYGKVIDEKFNNISKEIFSFLQSNENKTKFKNMDDLNNKKYLISELNKLAYNNNLVDMCMLYGTDKKYILYNEGSMNKDYIFKQYYKFKAIEKDTISDIIEANSNFNYFPTQKVLINNNLKMKKYSDYLMFHTSLSYTNEMEKFIAMINEKKIITSINDGVISDYGTFYIIDESGNILSSTDKNSVTNKIDNRYLEVINENDGFNFNYNNNLVVYSRSEFTDWYYLTVTPYKNILKNIEYIKKLMFYSILFLIILGVIIAFIASRLYYKPIIQILDSFDDKQNKKEYKNEFAQILGNVNYLKVESDNNEENKLILQALKNGIIDNKLKNKFQFSQFIIMQMISDDGNTLCDYIAYIKQKLIDECIIKEIYENEYNCIVILNQDNIKEDKIIDCLWDIKCEYDIKAIVGIGNIVTTIYDIGTSYDQAVNIINYGNSSNETGIYKYNVDNATNNSIYIPLDFKQKLVENIYLGNKKAIEDIIVGIFDKNKNIPNRYMNNLLVEMMNAYIRVSTKFKFECNIEKINSDITKIQSVKERKKYFSDSFKSLIKDSEIQEDKSKYVGDFVIDYIEKHYKEKELSIEIISEAINLSTAYISTLFKKYQGIAFSQYLVEYRIEKSKDLLQSSNQKIKDISEQVGFGTYNNFARTFKKKVGISPNEYRLNIKDSREI; from the coding sequence TTGGTTTATAACTACTTAAAGGGTTCTTTAATAACAAGGGAAATAGATATAAATAAAAACTATTTGAATTATTATGGAAAAGTTATAGATGAAAAATTCAATAATATAAGTAAAGAAATTTTTTCTTTTTTACAAAGCAATGAAAATAAAACAAAATTCAAGAATATGGACGACTTGAATAATAAGAAATATTTAATAAGTGAACTAAATAAATTAGCATATAATAATAACTTAGTTGATATGTGTATGCTGTATGGAACTGATAAGAAATATATATTATATAATGAAGGAAGCATGAATAAAGATTATATCTTCAAACAATATTATAAATTCAAAGCAATAGAGAAAGATACTATCAGCGATATTATAGAGGCAAACTCTAATTTTAATTATTTTCCTACTCAGAAAGTTTTGATCAATAATAACTTGAAGATGAAAAAATATAGTGATTACTTAATGTTTCATACAAGTTTAAGTTATACTAATGAGATGGAAAAATTTATTGCTATGATTAATGAAAAAAAAATAATAACTTCTATTAATGATGGAGTTATAAGTGATTATGGGACTTTTTATATTATAGATGAAAGTGGTAATATTTTATCAAGTACCGACAAAAATTCTGTTACCAATAAAATAGATAATAGATACCTAGAAGTTATAAACGAAAATGACGGATTCAATTTCAATTATAATAATAACTTGGTAGTATATTCTAGGTCGGAGTTCACAGATTGGTATTACTTAACTGTAACACCCTATAAGAATATATTAAAAAATATTGAATATATTAAGAAATTGATGTTTTACAGTATTCTTTTTCTTATTATTCTTGGAGTGATAATTGCTTTTATAGCAAGTAGATTATATTACAAGCCTATCATTCAAATTCTAGATAGTTTTGATGATAAACAAAATAAAAAAGAATATAAAAATGAATTTGCTCAAATACTGGGTAACGTTAATTATCTTAAAGTGGAAAGTGATAATAATGAGGAAAACAAACTTATTCTACAAGCACTTAAAAATGGTATTATAGACAATAAGTTGAAAAATAAATTCCAGTTCAGTCAATTTATCATTATGCAAATGATAAGTGATGATGGTAACACGTTATGTGACTATATAGCATATATCAAACAGAAATTGATTGATGAATGCATAATAAAAGAAATCTATGAAAATGAATATAACTGTATAGTTATTCTTAATCAAGATAATATCAAAGAAGATAAAATTATTGATTGCTTATGGGATATAAAATGTGAATATGATATAAAAGCTATTGTTGGAATAGGAAACATTGTGACAACTATCTATGATATTGGTACTTCTTATGATCAAGCAGTTAATATAATCAATTATGGCAATAGCAGTAATGAAACAGGCATATATAAATATAATGTAGATAATGCAACAAATAACAGTATTTATATACCACTGGACTTCAAACAAAAATTAGTTGAAAACATATATCTTGGTAATAAGAAGGCTATAGAAGATATTATTGTAGGCATCTTTGATAAAAACAAGAATATTCCTAATAGATATATGAACAATTTGCTAGTGGAAATGATGAATGCTTATATTAGAGTATCTACTAAATTCAAATTTGAATGTAATATAGAGAAGATCAATTCAGATATCACTAAAATACAATCTGTAAAAGAGAGGAAAAAATATTTCAGTGATAGCTTTAAATCATTAATCAAAGATAGTGAAATTCAAGAAGATAAAAGCAAATATGTGGGTGATTTCGTTATTGATTATATTGAAAAACATTACAAAGAGAAAGAACTTTCAATAGAAATCATTAGTGAAGCAATAAATCTATCAACAGCATATATATCAACTTTATTCAAGAAGTATCAAGGAATAGCATTTTCTCAATATCTTGTAGAATATAGAATAGAAAAATCAAAAGACCTTCTTCAAAGCAGTAATCAAAAGATAAAAGATATATCAGAGCAAGTGGGATTCGGTACATATAATAATTTTGCCAGAACATTCAAGAAGAAAGTAGGTATATCACCAAACGAGTACAGATTGAACATAAAAGATAGTAGAGAGATATAA
- a CDS encoding ABC transporter permease has translation MRSNKNKCSVLKKAKKQKYLLLLLLPGLIYYIIFRYVPMYGVLIAFKKYDFRFGIWGSQWVGLKYFQQFIFGPYFWRLIKNTFLLSFYDLIFGFPIPIIFALLLNEIKSKKFKSTVQTVSYLPHFISVVIVVGLLKTMLSPNGGVVNNIIEFFGGQEINFFMEKGWFRNLYVSSGIWQGFGWGSIIYLATMAGINPQLYEAAKMDGAGRFRCMWHVTLPGIKPTIVVLLILRLGRLLSVGFEKVILMYNPKIYETADIISTYVYRYGILKANYSFGTAVGLMNSLIALVLIIVTNKFSRKISDTSLW, from the coding sequence TTGAGAAGTAATAAAAATAAATGTTCTGTATTAAAGAAAGCAAAAAAACAAAAGTATTTATTATTATTGCTATTACCTGGTTTGATATACTATATAATTTTTAGATATGTCCCTATGTATGGAGTATTAATAGCATTTAAAAAATATGATTTCAGATTTGGAATATGGGGAAGCCAATGGGTTGGATTGAAATATTTCCAACAGTTCATTTTCGGTCCTTATTTCTGGAGGTTAATAAAGAATACGTTCCTATTAAGTTTTTATGATTTGATTTTCGGATTCCCTATACCTATCATATTTGCATTATTGTTAAATGAAATAAAAAGTAAAAAATTCAAGAGTACAGTCCAGACAGTAAGTTATCTGCCACACTTTATTTCAGTGGTTATAGTAGTTGGATTATTAAAAACAATGCTTTCTCCTAATGGAGGAGTTGTTAACAATATCATTGAATTTTTTGGCGGCCAAGAAATCAACTTTTTTATGGAAAAAGGATGGTTCAGAAATCTATATGTATCATCTGGTATATGGCAGGGATTTGGATGGGGCTCAATCATATATCTAGCGACTATGGCAGGTATTAATCCCCAGCTCTATGAAGCAGCAAAAATGGATGGGGCAGGTAGATTCAGATGTATGTGGCATGTTACATTACCAGGTATTAAGCCGACAATTGTCGTCTTATTGATTCTTAGGCTTGGAAGACTTTTGAGTGTAGGATTTGAAAAAGTCATTCTAATGTATAATCCTAAAATTTACGAAACTGCTGATATCATTTCTACATATGTATATAGATACGGAATTCTAAAAGCTAATTATAGTTTTGGTACTGCTGTTGGGTTAATGAATTCATTGATAGCATTAGTATTGATTATAGTCACAAATAAATTTAGCCGTAAAATATCAGATACTAGCTTATGGTAA
- a CDS encoding carbohydrate ABC transporter permease, producing MIKDKSFGSKTFDVVNTILMIIILIITLYPLLYVLAISLSSTEYVQANLVTIIPKGFNLQAYHQVFADKYFWVAYKNTILYTVVGTVINLLLTSSFAFCLSRKDLIAKNTITILVIFTMFFSGGLIPNFLLVKNLGIYNSIWAIVLPGAINTYNMIITRTYMQGLPEEIFESVRIDGGNDLQIYSKIVLPLSKPVLATIGLFYAVGHWNAYFYPMIYMKDKVKYPLQVILKDMIVEQDFSGMEEMEALGQIPPTSDMLVGASIIVALIPILCVYPFVQKYFVKGVMIGSLKG from the coding sequence ATGATAAAAGATAAGAGTTTCGGTTCAAAAACATTTGATGTCGTTAACACAATATTGATGATAATAATTTTAATTATTACGTTATATCCACTATTATACGTGTTGGCAATCTCATTAAGTTCAACAGAATATGTACAAGCGAATCTAGTAACGATAATACCAAAAGGATTTAATTTACAAGCCTACCATCAGGTTTTTGCAGATAAATATTTCTGGGTTGCATATAAAAACACTATTCTATATACAGTAGTTGGAACTGTGATTAATCTACTATTAACCAGTTCATTTGCTTTCTGTTTATCTAGAAAAGATTTGATAGCTAAAAATACAATTACGATATTGGTTATTTTCACAATGTTTTTTAGCGGTGGTTTAATTCCTAATTTCTTACTTGTGAAAAATTTAGGTATTTATAATAGTATTTGGGCCATTGTATTACCTGGAGCTATAAATACTTACAATATGATCATTACAAGAACTTATATGCAAGGATTACCTGAAGAAATTTTTGAATCAGTTAGGATAGATGGAGGAAATGATTTACAGATATACAGTAAGATCGTACTTCCTTTATCAAAACCTGTTTTGGCAACGATAGGTTTATTCTATGCAGTAGGACATTGGAACGCTTATTTCTATCCAATGATCTATATGAAAGATAAAGTAAAATATCCGTTACAGGTAATATTGAAGGATATGATTGTAGAACAAGATTTTTCTGGTATGGAAGAAATGGAAGCATTGGGGCAGATACCACCAACGAGTGATATGCTAGTTGGTGCATCCATCATAGTTGCGTTGATTCCAATATTATGCGTATATCCTTTTGTTCAGAAGTATTTTGTAAAAGGTGTAATGATAGGGTCACTAAAAGGTTAA